TGAGCGAGGCGAGCTGGAACACGATCGCCTTGGTGGCACCGGCGAGGCCCGCGAGCGCGGCCGACAACGTGAACAGCAGCACCTGGTAATGCCGGACCTGGTATCCGAGCGATGTCGCGCGCGGTTCGTTGTCGCGGATGGCCTTGCAAACCTGTCCGAACGGCGAGTGGACGATCCGGTAGACCAGCAACATTCCCGCCATGAAGATGGTCGCGACGACGCCATAGAGGATCCGATCGTCCGCCAGGTTCAGAATGCCGAACATCATCCCGCGCGGGACGCCCTGGATGCCGTTCTCGCCGCCGGTGATCTCAGGCGACTGCACCGAGAGGAAATAGAGAATCTGCGCCAGTGCCAGCGTGATCATCGCGAAGTAGATGCCCTGCCGGCGGATCGCGATCGCGCCGAAGACAGCGCCCAGCGCCGCTGCCAGCACCGTGCCGAACAGGATCGCGAGCTCCGGCGCAAGCCCCCATTCCTTGGCGGCGTAGGCGCATGAATAGCTCGCGAGGCCGAAGAAGGCGGCGTGCCCGAACGACAGCAGCCCGCCATAGCCCAGCAGCATGTTGAACGA
The sequence above is drawn from the Afipia sp. P52-10 genome and encodes:
- a CDS encoding branched-chain amino acid ABC transporter permease; translation: MTVQTSPDASAAAGIGAKPADSAWRRYRGIFLVLALLLAIAPFVAYRVFLMQVLCFALFGVSFNMLLGYGGLLSFGHAAFFGLASYSCAYAAKEWGLAPELAILFGTVLAAALGAVFGAIAIRRQGIYFAMITLALAQILYFLSVQSPEITGGENGIQGVPRGMMFGILNLADDRILYGVVATIFMAGMLLVYRIVHSPFGQVCKAIRDNEPRATSLGYQVRHYQVLLFTLSAALAGLAGATKAIVFQLASLTDVHWSTSGEVVLITLVGGLGTMFGPVVGALIVVSMQNYLASFGAWTTVAQGAIFILCVSLMREGIVGLVQKWTGREL